A stretch of the Sorangium aterium genome encodes the following:
- a CDS encoding ATP-binding protein, translating into MKSLFLRLLVSLWLAMALLVGLLAVIHGWAFSAEPSGLRRRLNTRSVELRAESALACARDGLPGCEQRLAPLDPRDQRVAVYRASALVMGDPIEGAPLVEDKARRSGDGIAIELGEERELVAVVLRRDPALAAVAAGPVRSPWMFFIVPETLPQRLLAIVAVTGLVAVLLARYLSRPIRILRGATQRMAAGDLSVRVSQKLAGADGETLALGSDMDRMAERIDELLETQRRLLRDVSHELRSPLARLNIALELVRRRSPPDVAPAFDRIERETERLNGMIGELLTLSRLESGRGMERTERVDLTALLEQLVEDAAFEAEQRGCSVELGARDACSLDGNEELLRRAIENVVRNAVRFTEPGTAVRIDLECSGGTAEVRVRDRGPGIPEGALGDIWRPFYRVDDHRARGAGGTGIGLAITHRAVRIHGGEVEARNADGGGLEVALRLPVGAGG; encoded by the coding sequence GTGAAGAGCCTATTTTTGCGCCTCCTCGTCTCGCTGTGGCTCGCCATGGCGCTGCTCGTCGGCCTGCTCGCTGTCATCCACGGCTGGGCGTTCTCCGCCGAGCCGAGCGGGCTGCGCCGCCGCCTCAACACGCGCAGCGTCGAGCTCCGGGCGGAGAGCGCGCTCGCCTGCGCGCGGGACGGGCTCCCCGGCTGCGAGCAGCGCCTCGCGCCGCTCGATCCGCGGGATCAGCGCGTCGCTGTGTACCGGGCCAGCGCGCTCGTGATGGGCGACCCCATCGAGGGCGCGCCGCTCGTCGAGGACAAGGCGAGGCGCTCGGGCGACGGCATCGCCATCGAGCTCGGCGAGGAGCGGGAGCTCGTCGCGGTCGTCCTGCGCCGCGACCCTGCCCTCGCCGCGGTCGCGGCCGGTCCGGTCCGGTCGCCGTGGATGTTCTTCATCGTGCCGGAGACGCTGCCGCAGCGGCTCCTCGCGATCGTCGCCGTCACCGGGCTCGTCGCGGTGCTCCTCGCGCGGTACCTGTCCCGTCCGATCCGCATCCTGCGCGGCGCCACGCAGCGGATGGCCGCGGGCGATCTCTCGGTGCGCGTCTCGCAGAAGCTCGCGGGCGCGGACGGCGAGACGCTGGCGCTCGGGAGCGACATGGACCGGATGGCCGAGCGCATCGACGAGCTCCTGGAGACGCAGCGCCGGCTCCTGCGCGACGTCTCGCACGAGCTCCGATCGCCGCTCGCGCGGCTCAACATCGCGCTCGAGCTCGTCCGCCGGCGCTCGCCGCCGGACGTGGCGCCGGCGTTCGACCGGATCGAGCGGGAGACGGAGCGGCTCAACGGGATGATCGGCGAGCTGCTCACGCTGAGCCGCCTGGAGTCGGGCCGGGGCATGGAGCGCACCGAGCGGGTCGATCTCACGGCGCTCCTGGAGCAGCTGGTCGAGGACGCCGCGTTCGAGGCCGAGCAGCGGGGTTGCTCGGTCGAGCTCGGGGCGCGCGACGCGTGCTCGCTGGACGGGAACGAGGAGCTCCTGCGGCGCGCCATCGAGAACGTCGTGCGCAACGCGGTGCGCTTCACCGAGCCGGGCACGGCGGTCCGCATCGATCTCGAGTGCTCCGGCGGGACGGCCGAGGTGCGCGTCCGCGATCGCGGCCCTGGCATCCCGGAGGGCGCGCTCGGGGACATCTGGAGGCCGTTCTACCGGGTCGACGACCACAGGGCGCGCGGCGCGGGCGGCACGGGGATCGGGCTGGCCATCACGCACCGGGCGGTGCGGATCCACGGCGGCGAGGTCGAGGCGAGGAACGCGGACGGCGGCGGCCTCGAGGTCGCGCTGCGGCTGCCGGTCGGCGCGGGGGGCTGA
- a CDS encoding CgeB family protein, which translates to MTTTTYRYVFLGLSITSSWGNGHATTYRALLRALASRGHRVLFLERNLPIYDQHRDLPNPPYGTTEQYSSITELRDRFSRAVREADLVIVGSFVPEGATVGAWITEEARGKAAFYDLDTPVTLGRLAHGDHAYLTPALIPRYDLYLSATGGPTLERLERSHGAVRARALYCSADTDVYHPQPAPMRWDLGYLGTYSDDRQAAVERLLLEPARRMRRGRFGVAGAQYPTSLAWPENVSRTEHLPPDEHRIFYNSQRFTLNLTRRAMVESGWSPSARLFEAAACGTPVLSDTWPGIETFFQPGEEILLVRSPEDVLRKLREMKEDKRLTVGQRARQRVFAEHTAMHRAEAFERYTREVLEAASRTRARRERDGQLTAAQVDSQSG; encoded by the coding sequence ATGACGACAACTACCTACCGCTATGTCTTCCTGGGGCTCTCCATCACGTCTTCGTGGGGCAACGGCCACGCCACGACGTACAGAGCGCTCCTCCGTGCGCTCGCGTCGCGCGGCCACCGGGTGCTCTTTCTGGAGCGGAACCTCCCCATCTACGATCAGCACCGCGACCTGCCCAACCCGCCTTACGGCACGACCGAGCAGTACTCGAGCATTACCGAGCTCCGCGATAGATTCTCACGCGCCGTGCGCGAAGCCGATCTCGTGATCGTCGGCTCCTTCGTACCGGAAGGGGCGACGGTCGGGGCGTGGATCACCGAAGAGGCCCGCGGAAAGGCCGCTTTCTACGATCTGGACACGCCCGTCACGCTCGGCCGGCTGGCGCACGGGGATCACGCGTACCTGACGCCGGCGCTGATCCCGCGGTATGATCTCTATCTGTCGGCGACGGGGGGCCCGACGCTGGAGCGGCTGGAGCGCAGCCACGGCGCGGTGCGCGCGCGGGCGCTCTACTGCTCGGCGGACACGGACGTGTACCATCCCCAGCCGGCGCCGATGCGCTGGGATCTCGGCTACCTCGGGACCTACAGCGACGACCGGCAGGCGGCCGTCGAGCGGCTCCTCCTCGAGCCGGCGCGGCGCATGCGCCGCGGGCGCTTCGGGGTGGCGGGCGCGCAGTACCCGACGTCGCTCGCGTGGCCGGAGAACGTCTCCCGGACGGAGCACCTCCCGCCGGACGAGCACCGCATCTTCTACAACTCCCAGCGCTTCACGCTGAACCTGACCCGCCGTGCGATGGTGGAGTCCGGGTGGTCGCCAAGCGCGCGCCTGTTCGAGGCGGCCGCGTGCGGGACCCCTGTCCTGAGCGACACCTGGCCGGGTATCGAGACGTTCTTCCAGCCCGGCGAGGAGATCCTGCTCGTGCGCTCGCCGGAGGACGTGCTCCGGAAGCTGAGGGAGATGAAGGAGGACAAACGCCTGACGGTGGGCCAGCGGGCGAGGCAGCGCGTCTTCGCCGAGCACACAGCGATGCACCGGGCCGAGGCGTTCGAGCGCTACACCCGCGAGGTGCTCGAGGCCGCCAGCCGGACGCGCGCGCGCCGCGAGCGCGACGGGCAGCTCACCGCCGCGCAGGTCGACAGCCAGAGCGGCTGA
- the ppnP gene encoding pyrimidine/purine nucleoside phosphorylase has protein sequence MLKHNSYFNGNVQSVGFERHGRRQTVGVIDTGEFHFSTEAPERMTVVAGELAIRIDGSTEWRAYPAGTSFEVAGKSGFDVRATQPTGYFCEFL, from the coding sequence ATGCTCAAGCACAACAGCTACTTCAACGGCAACGTCCAGAGCGTCGGCTTCGAGCGCCACGGGCGCCGGCAGACGGTGGGTGTCATCGACACCGGCGAGTTCCACTTCTCGACCGAGGCGCCGGAGCGGATGACGGTCGTCGCCGGCGAGCTCGCGATCCGCATCGACGGCTCCACGGAGTGGCGCGCCTATCCGGCAGGGACGTCGTTCGAGGTGGCGGGCAAGAGCGGCTTCGACGTCAGGGCCACGCAGCCCACCGGCTACTTCTGCGAGTTCCTCTGA
- a CDS encoding DUF2252 family protein — translation MQPIQEGDLRPVKTLTKSFFRAVNPHLDADEFEEKWRAAMKSPLRFMRSFPQAWHVDLLDVPRSKVPGGRCLCFGDAHPENFGFVTFEEGPRYVFNDLDDAGTGLAALDALRYFTTLRLLLDAAKVTEGLVELYEDIVQGNEPPRELSAAMIPDIAASDAHELAKWTDGEAFRFDEPGLKLSRVHADTGQQLVEALGGLASNAHLQMIEVARRAREGGGSGGLDRYYVLAREERREGLRLLELKETTHAATSWSNFLHEEEGRLDHAKASIWRGLTAPYHVEVQVGRTVYLLRDRLGRASFDLEHLGKRDLRAVLEVQVSILARQHAASFADLDLRALDDWLKASLDVTAERWSKAHDDARG, via the coding sequence ATGCAACCCATCCAGGAGGGCGATCTCCGCCCCGTCAAGACACTCACCAAGTCGTTCTTCCGGGCGGTGAACCCGCACCTCGATGCCGACGAGTTCGAGGAGAAGTGGCGGGCAGCCATGAAGTCGCCCCTCCGCTTCATGCGGAGCTTTCCTCAGGCGTGGCACGTCGATCTCCTCGACGTGCCGCGGAGCAAGGTGCCCGGCGGCCGCTGCCTCTGCTTCGGCGACGCGCACCCCGAGAACTTCGGCTTCGTCACGTTCGAGGAAGGTCCACGCTACGTCTTCAACGATCTCGACGACGCGGGCACCGGCCTCGCCGCGCTGGACGCGCTCCGGTACTTCACGACGCTCCGGCTCCTCCTCGACGCCGCCAAGGTCACCGAAGGCCTCGTGGAGCTCTACGAGGACATCGTTCAGGGGAACGAGCCGCCGCGCGAGCTCTCCGCGGCGATGATCCCCGACATCGCGGCCAGCGACGCGCACGAGCTCGCGAAATGGACGGACGGCGAGGCGTTCCGGTTCGACGAGCCCGGGCTCAAGCTCTCGCGCGTGCACGCGGACACCGGCCAGCAGCTCGTCGAGGCCCTCGGCGGGCTCGCGTCGAACGCCCATCTCCAGATGATCGAGGTCGCCCGCCGGGCGCGGGAGGGCGGCGGCTCGGGCGGCCTCGACCGTTACTACGTCCTCGCGCGCGAGGAGCGGCGCGAGGGCCTGCGCCTGCTCGAGCTCAAGGAGACCACCCACGCCGCCACGAGCTGGAGCAACTTCCTGCACGAGGAAGAGGGGCGCCTCGATCACGCCAAGGCGTCGATATGGCGGGGGCTCACGGCCCCCTACCACGTCGAGGTGCAGGTGGGCCGGACCGTGTACCTGCTCCGCGATCGCCTCGGCCGTGCCTCGTTCGACCTCGAACATCTCGGCAAGCGCGACCTCCGGGCGGTGCTCGAGGTGCAGGTGAGCATCCTCGCCCGGCAGCACGCCGCTTCGTTCGCGGACCTCGACCTGCGCGCGCTCGACGACTGGCTCAAGGCGAGCCTCGATGTCACCGCCGAGCGCTGGTCGAAGGCCCATGACGACGCGCGCGGCTGA
- the rlmN gene encoding 23S rRNA (adenine(2503)-C(2))-methyltransferase RlmN: protein MRSTPLHPVARLPEEWSASLAARGERSFAAKQVFHWIHRRGVLDPAAMTNLPARLREHLAAEGLGEVLTPERVHRSEDGTRKLLLRLRDGATIETVLLPSVSGPGSQAQLDADAAAADDEDDDAAAEADAAPRVRVTQCISTQVGCAMGCSFCASGVAGLKRHLGAEEIAGQVLLGRAMLDEGEELRNVVYMGMGEPLHNYEATARSLRLLTHPEGINLSTRRVTVSTSGLVPEIARLGADFGGQIALAISLHAADDETRSALMPINRKHPLDELLAALRAYPLPRRRRITIEYTLVAGQNDDPAEARRLAKLLRGLPVKINLIPMNPIEASSLGPPAQERVAAFQEVLTQAGYSCFVRRRRGDDVSAACGQLVLLGAKPKVRRALG from the coding sequence GTGCGCTCCACACCGCTTCACCCCGTCGCCCGGCTGCCTGAAGAGTGGTCGGCCTCGCTGGCTGCCCGCGGAGAGCGGTCGTTCGCGGCGAAGCAGGTATTCCACTGGATCCATCGCCGCGGCGTCCTCGATCCGGCCGCGATGACGAACCTCCCGGCGCGGCTGCGCGAGCACCTCGCCGCGGAGGGGCTGGGCGAGGTGCTGACGCCCGAGCGGGTTCATCGCTCCGAGGACGGCACGCGCAAGCTGCTCCTGCGCCTCCGCGACGGCGCGACCATCGAGACGGTCCTGCTCCCGTCGGTGTCGGGCCCCGGCTCGCAGGCGCAGCTCGACGCCGACGCGGCGGCTGCCGACGACGAGGACGACGATGCGGCCGCCGAGGCGGACGCCGCGCCGCGCGTCCGCGTCACCCAGTGCATCTCGACGCAGGTCGGCTGCGCCATGGGGTGCAGCTTCTGCGCGAGCGGCGTGGCGGGGCTCAAGCGCCACCTCGGGGCCGAGGAGATCGCGGGCCAGGTGCTCCTCGGGCGGGCGATGCTCGACGAGGGCGAGGAGCTCCGCAACGTCGTGTACATGGGCATGGGCGAGCCGCTCCACAACTACGAGGCGACCGCTCGCTCGCTGCGCCTGCTGACGCACCCGGAAGGAATCAACCTCTCGACGCGGCGGGTCACGGTGTCCACGTCGGGCCTCGTGCCCGAGATCGCGCGGCTCGGAGCGGATTTTGGCGGGCAGATCGCGCTCGCGATATCGCTGCACGCCGCGGACGACGAGACCCGCTCGGCGCTGATGCCCATCAACCGCAAGCACCCGCTCGACGAGCTGCTCGCGGCGCTGCGCGCTTACCCGCTGCCGCGGCGCCGGCGCATCACCATCGAATACACGCTCGTCGCCGGGCAGAACGACGATCCCGCCGAGGCGCGGCGGCTGGCGAAGCTGCTGCGCGGGCTCCCGGTGAAGATCAACCTCATCCCGATGAACCCGATCGAGGCCTCCTCGCTGGGTCCGCCGGCCCAGGAGCGCGTGGCGGCCTTCCAGGAGGTGCTCACCCAGGCGGGATACTCCTGCTTCGTTCGCCGCCGGCGCGGCGATGACGTCTCGGCGGCTTGCGGGCAGCTCGTGCTGCTCGGGGCCAAGCCGAAGGTGCGGCGGGCGCTCGGCTGA
- a CDS encoding serine/threonine-protein kinase translates to MPGTVLLQRYRVVRHLRREGLGEVFSAEDASTGRRVAVKVLGEPPVRQEPGGVLNTPERMPQQEAEARFRREAAACERLRGPHTLPSLDGGKDLVHGPLLVFELREGEPLSERIARQGPLPFSAVHRLGEQLWSAIAELHEIGIIHRDISSTNVLLDQGPDGERLTLLDLGSCKLPPGLSDAEPTLPSRCLGDFRFAPPEQLTKGKTVDHRADLYAAMTVIFHALTGELPYAARNLMMLADLKTRTPPRRLGSLMPPPVDREIEVFVNRGLAHSPDRRFANIAEVIQGWQALSPAT, encoded by the coding sequence GTGCCCGGAACCGTTCTGCTCCAGCGCTACCGCGTGGTACGTCATCTCCGCCGCGAAGGCCTCGGTGAGGTGTTCAGCGCCGAGGACGCGAGCACCGGCCGGCGCGTCGCGGTCAAGGTGCTCGGTGAGCCCCCGGTGCGCCAGGAGCCGGGAGGCGTGCTCAACACGCCAGAGCGCATGCCCCAGCAGGAGGCCGAGGCGCGCTTCCGGCGCGAGGCGGCGGCGTGCGAGCGGCTGCGGGGCCCACACACACTGCCCTCGCTCGACGGCGGCAAGGACCTGGTGCACGGTCCTCTCCTCGTGTTCGAGCTGCGCGAGGGGGAGCCGCTCAGCGAGCGCATCGCCCGGCAGGGGCCTCTCCCGTTCAGCGCCGTTCACCGGCTGGGCGAGCAGCTCTGGTCGGCGATCGCCGAGCTGCACGAGATTGGCATCATCCACCGCGACATCAGCTCCACGAACGTGCTCCTCGACCAGGGTCCTGACGGCGAGCGGCTGACGCTCCTGGATCTCGGCTCGTGCAAGCTCCCTCCCGGGCTCTCCGACGCGGAGCCGACGTTACCGAGCCGGTGTCTCGGCGATTTCAGGTTCGCGCCGCCCGAGCAGCTCACGAAGGGGAAGACGGTGGATCACCGGGCCGATCTCTATGCGGCCATGACGGTGATCTTTCACGCGCTCACCGGCGAGCTCCCCTACGCCGCGCGCAATCTGATGATGCTCGCCGATCTCAAGACGCGGACGCCGCCGCGCCGCCTGGGCAGCCTGATGCCTCCGCCGGTCGACCGGGAGATCGAGGTGTTCGTGAACAGGGGCCTGGCGCACAGCCCGGACCGCCGCTTCGCGAACATCGCCGAGGTGATCCAGGGCTGGCAGGCGCTGAGCCCCGCCACCTGA
- a CDS encoding serine/threonine-protein kinase, which translates to MRAGDVIDGRFEIMELAGAGGMGHVFRSRDLKTGETIALKVLQNAASQDSNRLAREAQALATLRVPGVVRYISHGRTEHGHPYLAMEWLTGETLSQRLARQAFTLEESLKLARRVATTLGSVHRLGVVHRDLKPSNLLLVGGTIDRITLIDFGVVRMSGIDQQLTMPGAILGTPGYMAPEQARGEAHVDARADVFALGCLLYKCISGRAPFRGARGLAVLVKVLIEEPPSLRWLRDDVPEALDELVQRMLSKSPEGRPSDGNAVAIELAALMDPAAISVRPPAMSVRPPELTTGERKVMCLVLARDGLSTADPSLPEVDEQARAQALSTTAARYKGQLELVDARLPLVVLAGAGATTDLAARAARCALAVQALLGGAPVAVVTGRAEIASRMPIGDLIDRVVQLLPEGRAASRAPAIRIDEVTAGLLGTRFEITSDGGGPWLHGAREEPEAPPHVLGKATSCVGRERELALIRDELARCIEESTPSVVLVTGPAGIGKSRLRHELVRAIREDGEPVEVWLGQVDPMSAGSAFGLLAHALRRAIGLTEADPVEERRRKVRARVERHAALDAARVAPFLGELVGAPFPDDDVQLRAARRNPMLMGDQLRLAWEDFLRAECAVQPVLLLLEDLHWGDLPTVTMVDAALRNLKDRPFMVMALGRPEVHELFPKLWDERRGHKLRLAGISRRSSERLVRQVLGERESPALVATLVERADGNAFYLEEQIRAAAAGKGVDLPETVLAMVQAELDALDVGARRALRAGAIFGETFSRSGVAALVGRAEVEPLLAELEVRELIVRRSVEGAPEAAEYRFRHALVREAAYGMLTDHDRRLGHRLAGEWLERTGVADPMALAEHFERGGEPARAAAATLRAAEQALLGSDLGAAIERVERGIARGASKATAGALRLCQAEAHLWRGEFALAERRGTEALERLAPGSGPWFSALTQVILAASKRGNHDQVEGLLRLAQGTEARRSARPARSVCLCAGAGRLVFGGRYQLADELLDGIEQDAEETEQEVEVLARLHEARAYRAMAIGDPGACLAGFEAALAAFEHAGDRRNACWARNNLGSCYAELGDFEGAEAALRASLADAERMGLSDARLGALLNLGPVLAQRGLVEEAQRTAEEAIATSQRLGDARGEGAGRACLARIVLQAGDLGGAEREARAAVAILYGAPPLRAFAYAVLGRTLLDAGQAVDALAATTEALCLLESMGAEVGESLVRLSHAEALSACGHGREAMMAIASARERLIERARKIVDPVWRGKFLGNVPDNVATLELERRWLDEA; encoded by the coding sequence ATGCGAGCGGGAGACGTCATCGACGGCCGGTTCGAGATCATGGAGCTCGCGGGCGCCGGCGGCATGGGCCACGTCTTCCGCTCGCGCGATCTCAAGACCGGCGAGACCATCGCCCTCAAGGTCCTCCAGAACGCCGCCTCGCAGGACTCGAACCGCCTCGCGCGCGAGGCGCAGGCGCTCGCCACGCTGCGGGTGCCGGGGGTGGTGCGGTACATCTCGCACGGCCGCACGGAGCACGGCCACCCCTACCTCGCCATGGAGTGGCTCACCGGCGAGACCCTCTCCCAGCGCCTCGCCCGGCAGGCGTTCACCCTGGAGGAGAGCCTCAAGCTCGCCCGGCGCGTCGCGACCACGCTCGGCTCCGTGCACCGGCTCGGCGTCGTCCACCGCGACCTCAAGCCGAGCAACCTGCTCCTCGTCGGCGGCACCATCGACCGCATCACGCTCATCGATTTCGGCGTCGTCCGGATGTCTGGCATCGATCAGCAGCTCACCATGCCCGGCGCCATCCTCGGCACCCCCGGCTACATGGCGCCGGAGCAGGCCCGCGGCGAGGCGCACGTCGACGCGCGCGCCGACGTCTTCGCGCTCGGCTGCCTGCTCTACAAGTGCATCTCGGGGCGCGCCCCGTTCCGCGGCGCGCGCGGGCTCGCCGTGCTCGTCAAGGTGCTGATCGAGGAGCCGCCGTCGCTCCGGTGGCTCCGCGACGACGTGCCCGAGGCGCTCGACGAGCTGGTCCAGCGGATGCTGTCGAAATCGCCCGAGGGGCGGCCGAGCGACGGCAACGCGGTCGCGATCGAGCTCGCCGCGCTCATGGATCCCGCGGCGATCTCCGTCCGCCCGCCCGCGATGTCCGTCCGCCCGCCGGAGCTCACGACCGGCGAGCGCAAGGTGATGTGCCTCGTCCTCGCGCGCGACGGCCTCTCCACCGCCGATCCGTCCCTCCCCGAGGTCGACGAGCAGGCGCGCGCGCAGGCGCTCTCGACCACGGCGGCGCGCTACAAGGGCCAGCTCGAGCTCGTCGACGCGCGGCTGCCGCTCGTCGTGCTGGCCGGCGCCGGCGCGACGACCGACCTCGCGGCCCGGGCCGCCCGCTGCGCGCTCGCCGTCCAGGCGCTCCTCGGCGGCGCGCCGGTCGCGGTCGTCACGGGCAGGGCGGAGATCGCCTCGCGCATGCCGATCGGCGACCTCATCGACCGCGTGGTCCAGCTGCTCCCCGAGGGCCGCGCGGCGTCCCGCGCCCCGGCGATCCGCATCGACGAGGTGACGGCGGGCCTGCTCGGCACGCGGTTCGAGATCACGTCCGATGGGGGCGGTCCGTGGCTCCACGGCGCGCGCGAGGAGCCCGAGGCGCCGCCCCACGTGCTCGGCAAGGCGACGTCGTGCGTCGGGCGCGAGCGGGAGCTCGCGCTGATCCGGGACGAGCTCGCCCGCTGCATCGAGGAGTCGACCCCGAGCGTCGTGCTCGTCACGGGGCCGGCGGGCATCGGCAAGTCGCGGCTCCGCCACGAGCTCGTCCGCGCGATCCGGGAGGACGGCGAGCCGGTCGAGGTGTGGCTCGGCCAGGTGGATCCGATGAGCGCCGGGTCGGCCTTCGGCCTGCTCGCGCACGCGCTCCGTCGGGCGATCGGCCTCACCGAGGCCGATCCCGTCGAGGAGCGGCGGCGCAAGGTGCGGGCGCGGGTCGAGCGGCACGCGGCGCTCGACGCCGCGCGGGTCGCGCCGTTCCTCGGCGAGCTCGTCGGCGCGCCGTTCCCGGACGACGACGTGCAGCTCCGGGCGGCGCGGCGCAACCCGATGCTCATGGGCGATCAGCTGCGCCTCGCCTGGGAGGACTTCCTGCGCGCCGAGTGCGCGGTGCAGCCTGTCCTCCTCCTGCTCGAGGACCTGCACTGGGGCGACCTGCCCACGGTCACGATGGTCGACGCCGCGCTCCGGAACCTGAAGGACCGGCCGTTCATGGTCATGGCGCTCGGCCGGCCCGAGGTGCACGAGCTCTTCCCGAAGCTGTGGGACGAGCGGCGCGGGCACAAGCTCCGCCTCGCGGGGATCTCGCGCCGGTCGAGCGAGCGCCTCGTGCGCCAGGTGCTCGGCGAGCGCGAGAGCCCGGCGCTCGTGGCGACGCTCGTCGAGCGCGCGGACGGCAACGCCTTCTACCTGGAGGAGCAGATCCGCGCGGCGGCGGCGGGCAAGGGCGTGGACCTGCCGGAGACGGTGCTGGCGATGGTGCAGGCGGAGCTCGACGCGCTCGACGTGGGCGCGCGGCGGGCGCTGCGGGCCGGGGCGATCTTCGGCGAGACCTTCTCGCGGAGCGGGGTCGCCGCGCTGGTCGGCCGGGCGGAGGTCGAGCCGCTGCTCGCCGAGCTCGAGGTGCGGGAGCTCATCGTCCGGCGTTCCGTGGAAGGCGCGCCGGAGGCGGCCGAGTACCGGTTCCGGCACGCGCTCGTGCGCGAGGCGGCGTACGGGATGCTGACCGATCACGATCGCCGGCTCGGCCACCGGCTCGCCGGCGAGTGGCTCGAGCGGACGGGCGTGGCGGATCCGATGGCCCTGGCCGAGCACTTCGAGCGCGGCGGCGAGCCGGCGCGGGCCGCGGCGGCGACCCTGCGCGCGGCCGAGCAGGCGCTGCTCGGGAGCGACCTGGGCGCGGCGATCGAGCGCGTCGAGCGCGGCATCGCGCGCGGCGCCTCGAAGGCGACGGCCGGGGCGCTGCGGCTCTGCCAGGCGGAGGCGCACCTCTGGCGCGGCGAGTTCGCGCTGGCGGAGCGGCGGGGGACCGAGGCCCTCGAGCGGCTCGCGCCCGGATCGGGGCCGTGGTTTTCCGCGCTCACGCAGGTGATCCTCGCGGCCTCGAAGCGCGGCAACCACGACCAGGTCGAGGGCCTGCTGCGCCTGGCGCAGGGCACCGAGGCGCGGCGGTCCGCGCGCCCCGCGCGCAGCGTGTGCCTCTGCGCGGGCGCCGGGCGGCTCGTGTTCGGGGGGCGGTACCAGCTCGCGGACGAGCTGCTCGACGGGATCGAGCAGGACGCCGAGGAGACCGAGCAGGAGGTCGAGGTGCTGGCGCGGCTCCACGAGGCGCGCGCGTACCGGGCGATGGCGATCGGCGATCCCGGCGCGTGCCTCGCGGGCTTCGAGGCGGCGCTCGCGGCGTTCGAGCACGCGGGCGATCGGCGCAACGCCTGCTGGGCGAGGAACAACCTGGGCTCCTGCTACGCGGAGCTCGGCGATTTCGAGGGCGCCGAGGCGGCGCTGCGCGCGTCGCTCGCGGACGCGGAGCGGATGGGGCTCTCGGACGCCCGGCTGGGCGCGCTCCTCAACCTCGGTCCGGTGCTCGCGCAGCGTGGCCTCGTCGAGGAGGCGCAGCGGACGGCGGAGGAGGCGATCGCGACCTCCCAGCGCCTCGGCGACGCGCGCGGGGAGGGCGCCGGGCGGGCGTGCCTCGCGAGGATCGTGCTCCAGGCGGGCGATCTCGGGGGCGCCGAGCGCGAGGCGCGCGCCGCGGTCGCGATCCTGTACGGCGCGCCGCCGTTGCGGGCCTTCGCGTACGCGGTGCTCGGGCGGACGCTGCTCGACGCGGGGCAGGCGGTGGACGCGCTCGCGGCGACGACCGAGGCGCTCTGCCTGCTGGAGTCGATGGGGGCCGAGGTGGGCGAGTCGCTGGTGCGCCTCTCGCACGCCGAGGCGCTCTCGGCCTGCGGCCACGGGCGGGAGGCGATGATGGCCATCGCCTCGGCGCGGGAGCGCCTGATCGAGCGAGCGCGGAAGATCGTCGATCCGGTGTGGCGCGGGAAGTTCCTCGGCAATGTGCCGGACAACGTGGCCACGCTGGAGCTAGAGCGGCGCTGGCTCGATGAGGCCTAG